A genomic window from Nitrospira sp. includes:
- the rpsJ gene encoding 30S ribosomal protein S10, protein MKVDQRIRIRLRGFDYRVLDQSVVEIVETVRRSGARVVGPIPLPTRIEKFTVQRSTHVDKKSREQFEIRTHKRLLDIMEPTPETMDSLMKLNLAAGVDVEIKL, encoded by the coding sequence GTGAAAGTCGATCAAAGAATTCGCATCAGGCTTCGCGGATTTGATTATCGCGTGCTTGATCAGTCTGTGGTGGAGATTGTGGAGACGGTCCGGCGCAGCGGTGCAAGGGTGGTGGGGCCCATTCCATTGCCGACTCGTATTGAGAAGTTTACCGTGCAGCGATCGACTCACGTTGATAAGAAATCTCGAGAGCAATTTGAAATCCGCACACACAAGCGTCTGCTGGATATTATGGAGCCTACTCCGGAAACAATGGACTCCTTGATGAAGCTAAACTTGGCGGCTGGTGTTGACGTGGAGATTAAGCTCTGA